A window of Candidatus Methylomirabilota bacterium contains these coding sequences:
- a CDS encoding phosphoglucosamine mutase → MRKLFGTDGIRGVANKEPMTPETMVKVGRAAAHLLRGSTERPTIVIGKDTRLTGYMLETALTAGITSMGVDVLLVGPLPTPGIAFITRSLRADAGVVISASHNPYEDNGIKFFSCDGLKLPDAMERQIEVLVCNGEIDGIRAVPNEIGKAYRIEDAVGRYIEFAKNTLPKGMTLKGMRVVVDCGNGAAYKVSPTILRELNAEVVSLNVQPDGTNINKGCGSLHPEGLRRAVVQHKAHIGFAHDGDADRVLCVDEQGELADGDHILALCALDLKREGRLYDDTIVATVMSNIGLELAMQEAGIKVVRTAVGDRYVLEEMLAKRYMLGGEQSGHIIFLEHHTTGDGIVTALQVLATMRRCGKPLSELKTCMTSYPQVLINVPVWRRTAVEELPLVQEAIRAAEAGMRGKGRILVRLSGTEPVARVMVEGEELTKIERVARTIAMVIERELS, encoded by the coding sequence CCAATAAAGAGCCGATGACCCCGGAGACCATGGTGAAGGTTGGGCGGGCGGCCGCTCATCTGTTAAGGGGATCGACAGAACGACCGACGATCGTCATCGGAAAGGATACGCGGCTGACAGGCTATATGTTGGAGACGGCTTTGACCGCCGGTATCACCTCGATGGGGGTCGATGTGTTGCTGGTCGGTCCGCTGCCGACGCCGGGCATCGCGTTCATCACCCGGAGCCTCCGGGCCGATGCCGGGGTGGTAATCTCGGCCTCTCACAACCCGTACGAGGACAATGGGATCAAGTTTTTCTCCTGCGATGGCCTGAAGTTGCCGGATGCGATGGAGCGGCAGATCGAGGTGTTGGTCTGCAATGGAGAAATCGACGGGATCAGGGCGGTTCCGAACGAGATCGGCAAGGCTTATCGGATAGAGGATGCCGTCGGCCGCTATATCGAATTTGCCAAGAACACCCTCCCCAAGGGTATGACGTTGAAGGGGATGCGGGTCGTGGTTGACTGCGGCAACGGTGCGGCCTACAAGGTGTCGCCGACCATTCTGCGGGAGTTGAACGCGGAGGTCGTATCGCTGAACGTGCAACCCGACGGTACCAATATCAATAAGGGGTGTGGGTCGTTGCATCCCGAGGGGCTGCGGCGGGCAGTGGTACAGCACAAGGCCCATATCGGATTTGCCCATGACGGGGATGCAGACCGGGTCCTGTGTGTGGACGAACAGGGCGAGTTGGCGGATGGGGATCATATTCTCGCCCTCTGCGCCCTCGATCTGAAGCGGGAGGGTCGCCTGTACGACGATACGATTGTTGCGACGGTAATGAGCAATATCGGCCTGGAACTGGCGATGCAGGAGGCCGGAATCAAGGTCGTACGAACCGCGGTGGGCGATCGGTATGTGCTGGAAGAGATGCTGGCCAAGCGATACATGTTGGGGGGTGAGCAGTCCGGACATATCATCTTCCTTGAACATCATACGACCGGAGACGGAATCGTCACCGCCCTGCAGGTGCTGGCCACCATGCGGCGTTGTGGAAAGCCGCTTTCGGAGCTGAAGACATGTATGACGTCGTACCCGCAGGTTTTGATCAACGTGCCTGTCTGGCGTCGGACTGCCGTTGAAGAACTGCCACTGGTCCAGGAGGCGATTCGAGCGGCAGAGGCGGGGATGAGGGGCAAGGGACGGATCCTGGTTCGGCTGTCCGGTACGGAGCCGGTGGCCCGTGTGATGGTGGAGGGCGAGGAACTCACGAAGATCGAGCGCGTGGCGCGAACGATCGCGATGGTCATCGAGAGAGAACTGAGTTGA